The following are encoded in a window of Ferribacterium limneticum genomic DNA:
- a CDS encoding AAA family ATPase, which yields MLKSTLSGLAGRPRAFDGVLEQAGRIILGKDHEIRLAIACLLANGHLLIEDLPGMGKTTLAHTLARLLGLQFSRIQFTSDLLPADITGVSVFERERSDFRFLPGPVFAQLVLADEINRATPKTQSALLEAMEEGQVTAEGQTRMLPTPFFVIATQNPAHQIGTFPLPESQLDRFLMRLELGYPDRTAERALLVAGGQRRRVEELTPLLAPDDLPALQQEASAIHAAGPLIDYVQALVEATRQNPAYQHGLSPRAGLALLAAARAWAWLAGRDMVLPDDVQAVLPAVARHRLRSAQGGGYALAEDITALIRTVAIP from the coding sequence ATGTTGAAAAGCACACTTTCCGGACTTGCCGGTCGCCCGCGGGCATTCGACGGCGTTCTCGAGCAGGCTGGCCGGATCATTCTCGGCAAGGATCATGAAATCCGGCTGGCCATTGCCTGCCTGCTGGCCAACGGCCATTTACTGATCGAAGACCTGCCGGGCATGGGCAAGACGACGCTGGCCCACACGCTGGCCCGGCTGCTCGGGCTGCAGTTTTCGCGCATCCAGTTCACCAGCGATTTGCTGCCGGCCGACATCACCGGTGTTTCGGTTTTCGAGCGCGAGCGCAGCGACTTCCGTTTCCTGCCCGGCCCGGTCTTCGCCCAGCTTGTGCTGGCCGACGAGATCAACCGCGCCACACCGAAAACGCAGAGCGCCCTGCTTGAAGCAATGGAGGAAGGCCAGGTCACGGCCGAGGGCCAGACGCGAATGTTGCCGACGCCCTTCTTCGTCATCGCCACGCAGAACCCGGCGCACCAGATCGGCACTTTTCCGCTGCCCGAATCACAGCTCGACCGCTTCCTGATGCGCCTCGAACTCGGCTACCCGGACCGCACCGCCGAACGCGCCCTGCTCGTCGCCGGTGGTCAGCGGCGCCGCGTCGAGGAACTGACGCCATTGCTCGCGCCCGATGACCTGCCAGCCTTGCAGCAGGAAGCATCAGCCATCCACGCGGCCGGTCCGCTGATCGATTACGTCCAGGCACTGGTCGAAGCGACGCGCCAGAATCCAGCCTACCAGCATGGCCTGTCGCCGCGCGCCGGCCTCGCCCTGCTCGCCGCCGCCCGCGCCTGGGCCTGGCTGGCCGGGCGCGACATGGTGTTGCCCGACGACGTGCAGGCCGTCCTCCCGGCCGTCGCCCGGCACCGCCTGCGCTCGGCGCAGGGGGGTGGCTACGCGCTGGCCGAAGACATCACCGCCCTGATCCGCACCGTCGCCATTCCCTGA
- a CDS encoding histone deacetylase family protein, with amino-acid sequence MTTTAIITHRDCQLHDMGSHHPECPQRLTAINDHLIAQGIDAYFVYYDAPLATFEQLMRVHPASHLERLKRASPELGVVHLDPDTAMNPHTWQAALRAAGSGCLAVDLVMKGEIENGFCAVRPPGHHCEKANPMGFCFFNNVAVAAKHALVAHGLERVAIIDFDVHHGNGTEDCFAGDEQVLMCSIFQHPFYPYCGTDKPAANMCNVPLASGCGGEEFRDAVTQVWMPRLREFKPQMILISAGFDAHFEDDMGNLRFLEKDYAWVTDQLKQLAAEMCNKRIVSMLEGGYVMTSLARSVGAHLRSLADL; translated from the coding sequence GTGACGACCACTGCCATCATCACCCATCGTGACTGCCAGTTGCACGACATGGGTTCGCATCACCCGGAATGCCCGCAGCGTCTGACCGCCATCAACGATCACCTGATCGCTCAGGGGATCGACGCCTATTTCGTCTACTACGACGCGCCGCTCGCCACTTTTGAACAACTGATGCGCGTCCATCCCGCTTCTCATCTCGAACGCCTCAAGCGTGCCTCGCCGGAACTGGGCGTCGTGCACCTCGACCCTGATACCGCGATGAATCCGCACACCTGGCAGGCTGCGCTGCGGGCTGCCGGGTCCGGCTGTCTGGCCGTCGACCTCGTCATGAAGGGCGAAATCGAAAACGGTTTCTGTGCCGTGCGACCGCCCGGTCATCACTGCGAGAAAGCAAACCCGATGGGTTTCTGCTTCTTCAACAATGTCGCCGTCGCGGCAAAACATGCCCTTGTGGCCCACGGCCTGGAGCGCGTGGCAATCATCGATTTCGACGTGCACCACGGCAACGGTACCGAAGACTGCTTTGCCGGTGACGAGCAGGTACTGATGTGCTCCATCTTCCAGCACCCGTTCTATCCCTACTGTGGCACCGACAAGCCGGCTGCCAATATGTGCAACGTGCCGCTGGCCTCGGGTTGCGGCGGCGAAGAATTCCGCGATGCCGTCACCCAGGTGTGGATGCCTCGCCTGCGCGAATTCAAGCCGCAGATGATCCTGATTTCGGCCGGTTTTGACGCCCACTTCGAGGACGACATGGGCAACCTGCGCTTCCTCGAAAAAGACTATGCCTGGGTCACCGATCAGCTCAAACAGCTGGCCGCCGAAATGTGCAACAAGCGTATCGTCTCCATGCTTGAAGGCGGCTACGTGATGACCTCGCTGGCCCGTAGTGTTGGCGCGCACCTGCGCTCGCTGGCTGATCTGTAG